In a single window of the Vicinamibacteria bacterium genome:
- a CDS encoding AAA family ATPase, whose protein sequence is MPLPDDLLRPGIELRETHISWVFLSANEVWKVKKPVELGFLDFSTIEKRREACEAEVRLNRRLAPGVYRGVVPVHRGEAGHLSIDGTGAVIDWAVHMWRLPDRDRADVRLSQGRLTQDHVETIAERVARFHEECDSNDHTARFGALEVIGRNVRENFEQARATILEYVSQEQANEIESWQTEFVDARKALFEARIRERRIRDGHGDLRLEHVYLDEAGEVVIIDCIEFNERFRFADVCADVVFLAMDLARSERVDLAERFVALYAREANDFDLYPLVDFYESYRAFVRGKIAAMIASDPEADAMVREKNREDARTYYLLALASERRALVPPALVVVGGIMASGKSTVASRAAAELAVPMIDADRTRKFLAGVEPTTPIPAKPWQGVYSREFSEKVYEELFRRARAVLTSGRPVILDATFRSAAHRSAARKLAAELGVPFAFVECRATTEVCRERLLRRREEVGVSDGRLAIFDDFVKKWEPVTDLPKEEHFVVDTTKPLEQTMDQLRRRLPVSFAPLTH, encoded by the coding sequence ATGCCCCTCCCCGACGACCTTTTGCGTCCCGGGATCGAGCTGCGAGAGACCCATATCTCCTGGGTCTTCTTGAGCGCAAACGAGGTGTGGAAGGTCAAGAAACCCGTCGAGCTCGGGTTTCTCGACTTCAGCACGATCGAGAAACGGCGGGAGGCGTGCGAGGCTGAAGTCCGCCTGAACCGCCGCTTGGCGCCCGGCGTGTATCGGGGAGTCGTTCCCGTTCACCGAGGCGAGGCGGGTCACCTTTCCATCGATGGCACCGGAGCGGTGATCGATTGGGCGGTCCACATGTGGCGCCTTCCCGATCGGGATCGCGCGGACGTGAGGTTGTCCCAGGGTCGGCTGACGCAGGATCACGTGGAGACCATCGCCGAGCGCGTGGCTCGCTTCCACGAGGAGTGTGACAGTAACGATCATACGGCACGGTTCGGAGCGCTCGAGGTCATCGGCAGGAACGTTCGCGAGAACTTCGAGCAGGCCCGAGCGACGATACTCGAGTACGTCAGCCAGGAACAGGCAAACGAGATCGAGTCGTGGCAGACGGAGTTCGTCGACGCTCGAAAGGCTCTTTTCGAGGCGCGCATTCGCGAGCGCCGCATTCGCGACGGGCACGGGGATTTGCGCCTCGAGCACGTCTATCTCGACGAAGCCGGCGAGGTCGTCATCATCGACTGCATCGAGTTCAACGAGCGCTTTCGCTTCGCCGACGTCTGTGCCGACGTCGTCTTCCTCGCCATGGATCTGGCCCGCTCGGAACGTGTCGATCTCGCCGAACGCTTCGTCGCGCTCTATGCGCGGGAAGCCAACGACTTCGACCTCTATCCGCTCGTCGACTTCTACGAGAGCTATCGAGCTTTCGTCCGGGGGAAGATCGCCGCCATGATTGCCTCGGATCCCGAGGCCGACGCCATGGTAAGGGAGAAGAATCGGGAGGATGCACGAACTTACTACCTTCTGGCCCTGGCGTCCGAGAGGCGTGCCCTCGTGCCTCCCGCTCTCGTGGTCGTCGGAGGAATCATGGCCTCGGGAAAATCCACGGTGGCCTCGCGAGCGGCGGCCGAGCTCGCCGTTCCGATGATCGACGCCGACCGAACCCGCAAGTTCCTCGCCGGGGTGGAGCCGACGACGCCGATCCCGGCGAAGCCGTGGCAGGGCGTCTACTCCCGCGAGTTCAGCGAGAAAGTCTATGAGGAGCTCTTTCGGCGCGCACGAGCGGTGTTGACCTCCGGCCGACCGGTGATCCTGGATGCGACGTTTCGCTCGGCAGCGCATCGCTCCGCTGCCCGAAAGCTCGCCGCCGAGCTCGGGGTGCCCTTCGCTTTCGTCGAGTGCCGGGCGACCACCGAAGTCTGTCGCGAGCGTCTCTTGCGGCGTCGTGAGGAGGTGGGCGTGAGCGACGGGCGATTGGCGATCTTCGATGATTTTGTGAAGAAGTGGGAGCCGGTGACCGATCTCCCCAAGGAGGAGCACTTCGTCGTCGACACGACGAAGCCGCTGGAGCAGACCATGGACCAGCTTCGGCGACGTCTCCCCGTCTCGTTCGCGCCGCTCACGCACTGA
- a CDS encoding chlorite dismutase family protein, whose product MSTSPMERKVDVFEHGKDRDGTSRTCDRRLFMQLQVFTDCLAFEKAIESVEGSGLEAVVYADVHDPRGVGILTMTEDPVELVTRAHPVLNADPFRTMRFRPELTMLGRTYSSGFEPDLEDWLLQKPRRNTRNTEWRWAIWYPLRRVGAFNALPDEEQKSILREHGGIGRLYGEEDLAHDIRLACHGLDAHDNEFVIGLVGRELHPLSHLVQRMRRTRQTSEFMEKMGPFFVGRAVWQRPLD is encoded by the coding sequence ATGAGCACTTCACCGATGGAACGCAAGGTCGACGTATTCGAGCATGGGAAGGATCGGGACGGCACTTCCCGAACCTGTGACCGGCGGCTGTTCATGCAGCTCCAGGTCTTTACCGACTGTCTGGCGTTCGAGAAAGCGATTGAATCCGTCGAGGGGAGCGGACTCGAAGCCGTGGTCTATGCCGACGTCCACGATCCCCGAGGCGTCGGAATCCTCACCATGACCGAGGATCCCGTCGAGCTCGTCACCCGAGCGCATCCGGTCCTGAACGCAGATCCCTTCCGCACGATGCGATTTCGTCCCGAGCTCACGATGCTGGGGCGAACCTATTCGAGCGGATTCGAACCGGACCTGGAAGACTGGCTTCTCCAAAAGCCGCGACGCAATACACGAAATACCGAGTGGCGGTGGGCGATCTGGTATCCGCTGAGGCGGGTCGGAGCCTTCAACGCACTTCCAGACGAGGAGCAGAAGAGCATACTTCGCGAGCACGGTGGGATTGGAAGGCTGTACGGTGAGGAGGACCTCGCTCATGATATTCGCCTCGCTTGTCACGGCCTGGACGCTCACGACAACGAGTTCGTCATTGGACTCGTGGGAAGAGAGCTCCATCCACTCTCGCATCTCGTACAAAGGATGCGGCGCACGCGCCAGACGTCGGAATTCATGGAGAAGATGGGCCCGTTCTTCGTCGGCCGCGCGGTTTGGCAGCGACCGCTCGATTAG
- a CDS encoding TIGR03619 family F420-dependent LLM class oxidoreductase: MKLGFSLPVAGPSATAEGITRVAKRAEELGYHSLWTWERLLVPLKPQTSYIGTADGSYPDYFSRVMDPLDVLTFAAAHTSRIRLGVSVAVMGHYHPLPFARRCATIDVLSGGRLDVGLGQGWSKDEHDAMGVAMKDRARRADEFVDVLKKAWTEKIVEFQGDFFQVPPSRIDLKPVQKPHPPIYMAAFSPGAMNRIAAKANGWTPVAVPIKAMPDMLNGIKEMAKAEGRAPTEIKLVVRANVHVTDKPLAERFPYVGSWDQILSDIEETRRLGADELFVDPQGGSPETFLEVMERLRP; this comes from the coding sequence ATGAAGTTGGGATTTAGCCTGCCGGTGGCGGGACCCAGCGCGACCGCGGAGGGCATAACCCGTGTGGCGAAGAGGGCCGAAGAGCTAGGCTACCACAGCCTCTGGACGTGGGAACGTCTCCTGGTTCCCCTGAAGCCGCAGACTTCTTACATCGGCACGGCTGACGGCTCGTACCCGGACTACTTTTCCCGAGTGATGGATCCCCTCGACGTGCTGACCTTCGCGGCCGCCCATACGTCGCGCATCCGCCTCGGGGTGAGTGTGGCAGTGATGGGCCACTATCACCCGCTCCCTTTCGCCCGCCGATGTGCCACCATCGACGTGCTCTCCGGGGGGCGGTTGGACGTTGGCCTCGGACAGGGCTGGTCGAAGGACGAGCACGACGCCATGGGAGTTGCGATGAAGGATCGCGCGCGTCGCGCCGACGAGTTCGTCGATGTCCTGAAGAAGGCATGGACGGAGAAGATCGTGGAATTTCAGGGCGATTTCTTTCAGGTTCCGCCCTCTCGTATCGACCTCAAGCCCGTTCAGAAGCCTCATCCGCCCATCTACATGGCCGCCTTTTCACCGGGCGCAATGAATCGAATCGCCGCGAAAGCCAACGGCTGGACTCCGGTCGCCGTCCCCATCAAGGCGATGCCAGACATGCTGAACGGCATCAAGGAGATGGCGAAGGCGGAGGGCCGGGCTCCAACGGAAATCAAGCTGGTCGTGCGGGCGAACGTGCACGTCACCGATAAGCCGCTCGCGGAGAGATTTCCCTACGTGGGGTCCTGGGATCAGATCCTGTCCGACATCGAGGAGACTCGACGGTTGGGAGCCGACGAGCTCTTCGTGGATCCTCAGGGCGGCTCGCCGGAGACTTTCCTGGAGGTGATGGAGCGGTTGCGGCCGTAA